The Mercurialis annua linkage group LG2, ddMerAnnu1.2, whole genome shotgun sequence genome contains a region encoding:
- the LOC126668541 gene encoding ricin-like, producing MRATGGSLLVQLSNGETKSVTFAISVTNAYIIAFRAGSYVHYFPGTPQTEVQNAFPDVAPENRHQLPFGESYTSLDKAANGTGREELDLGADPLQRAVSSLYYNCRNGRISRGAQAVHPARHLIVSIQMIAESARFYIISGRISAWIYNSEQNPPEPDMLEYENSLGGLSRRIQESGENGVFDAAQLRDRRNQPIFVSNVNDFYVRCAIALMIYVCRPHQQSQFSRLIIIKDDTSVLK from the coding sequence ATGCGTGCCACTGGTGGTTCACTTCTAGTGCAACTTTCAAATGGCGAAACGAAATCTGTTACATTCGCGATAAGTGTGACTAATGCATATATAATTGCTTTTCGTGCTGGAAGTTATGTGCACTATTTTCCAGGTACTCCGCAAACTGAGGTTCAAAATGCTTTCCCAGATGTTGCACCTGAAAATCGGCATCAACTCCCTTTCGGAGAGAGTTATACATCTCTAGATAAAGCAGCAAATGGTACTGGTAGAGAAGAACTCGATCTGGGAGCAGATCCACTACAGCGTGCTGTCTCGTCACTCTATTATAACTGTAGAAACGGGCGAATCAGTCGCGGAGCCCAAGCAGTACATCCAGCTAGACATCTTATAGTTTCCATTCAAATGATTGCGGAGTCTGCACGATTTTACATCATTTCAGGGAGAATATCCGCGTGGATTTATAACTCCGAGCAAAATCCTCCAGAGCCTGACATGCTTGAATATGAAAATAGCTTGGGAGGACTCTCAAGACGAATACAGGAGTCTGGAGAAAACGGAGTATTTGATGCAGCTCAGTTAAGAGATCGTCGCAATCAGCCTATATTTGTATCCAACGTGAATGATTTTTACGTTAGATGTGCCATAGCTTTGATGATATATGTGTGTCGACCGCATCAGCAATCTCAGTTTTCTCGGCTCATCATTATTAAGGATGATACTTCTGTTTTGAAataa
- the LOC126667329 gene encoding PLAT domain-containing protein 3-like: MVVASYILSFLICLSFSSIVLSEPCTCTYTISVKTGTMQQAGTDAVVSLKFSDLENPAVYIKDLENYGIMEFGHDYFEFDNLDFFSYTGRCFPKPVCYIELSHDNSGKYPGWYVKYVDVRSSGGYSIRETKKHFAVNQWLAKDEPPYQLSTFRDLCPSYNERKIDCGVESVVDATI; encoded by the exons ATGGTAGTTGCTTCTTACATTCTCTCATTTCTCATATGTCTCAGTTTCTCCAGCATTGTCCTTTCA GAGCCATGCACATGTACATATACGATATCAGTAAAAACAGGAACGATGCAACAAGCAGGAACAGACGCCGTCGTGAGCCTGAAGTTCTCCGATCTAGAGAATCCCGCTGTTTACATTAAAGACCTCGAAAATTACGGTATTATGGAGTTTGGACATGActattttgagtttgacaactTGGACTTTTTCAGTTATACGGGACGTTGTTTCCCTAAACCGGTGTGTTACATTGAGCTGAGCCATGATAATAGTGGTAAGTATCCTGGCTGGTACGTTAAGTACGTAGATGTCAGAAGTTCTGGAGGATATTCAATTAGGGAGACCAAGAAACATTTCGCAGTGAACCAGTGGCTCGCCAAGGATGAGCCACCGTACCAGTTATCtacttttagggatttatgtcCTAGTTATAACGAACGGAAAATTGACTGCGGTGTCGAGTCAGTGGTGGATGCTACTATATGA
- the LOC126667327 gene encoding PLAT domain-containing protein 3-like, which translates to MVVASYILSFLICLSFSSIVLSEPCTCTYTISVKTGTMQQAGTDAVVSLKFSDLENPAVYIKDLENYGIMEFGHDYFEFDNLDFFSYTGRCFPKPVCYIELSHDNSGKYPGWYVKYVDVRSSGGYSIRETKKHFAVNQWLAKDEPPYQLSTFRDLCPSYNERKIDCGVESVVDATI; encoded by the exons ATGGTAGTTGCTTCTTACATTCTCTCATTTCTCATATGTCTCAGTTTCTCCAGCATTGTCCTTTCA GAGCCATGCACATGTACATATACGATATCAGTAAAAACAGGAACGATGCAACAAGCAGGAACAGACGCCGTCGTGAGCCTGAAGTTCTCCGATCTAGAGAATCCCGCTGTTTACATTAAAGACCTTGAAAATTACGGTATTATGGAGTTTGGACATGActattttgagtttgacaactTGGACTTTTTCAGTTATACGGGACGTTGTTTCCCTAAACCGGTGTGTTACATTGAGCTGAGCCATGATAATAGTGGTAAGTATCCTGGCTGGTACGTTAAGTACGTAGATGTCAGAAGTTCTGGAGGATATTCAATTAGGGAGACCAAGAAACATTTCGCAGTGAACCAGTGGCTCGCCAAGGATGAGCCACCGTACCAGTTATCtacttttagggatttatgtcCTAGTTATAACGAACGGAAAATTGACTGCGGTGTCGAGTCAGTGGTGGATGCTACTATATGA
- the LOC126667326 gene encoding PLAT domain-containing protein 3-like, translating into MVVASYILSFLICLSFSSVVLSETCTCTYMISVKTGTMQQAGTDAVVSLKFSDLENPAVYIKDLENYGIMEFGHDYFEFDNLDFFSYTRRCFPKPVCYIELSHDNSGKYPGWYVEYVDVRSSGGYSIRETKKHFAVNQWLAKDEPPYQLSTFRDLCPSYNERKIDCGVESVVDATI; encoded by the exons ATGGTAGTTGCTTCATACATTCTCTCATTTCTCATATGTCTCAGTTTCTCCAGCGTTGTCCTTTCA GAGACATGCACATGTACATATATGATATCAGTAAAAACAGGAACGATGCAACAAGCAGGAACAGACGCCGTCGTGAGCCTGAAGTTCTCCGATCTAGAGAATCCCGCTGTTTACATTAAAGACCTCGAAAATTACGGTATTATGGAGTTTGGACATGActattttgagtttgacaactTGGACTTTTTCAGTTATACGAGACGTTGTTTCCCTAAACCGGTGTGTTACATTGAGCTGAGCCATGATAATAGTGGTAAGTATCCTGGCTGGTACGTTGAGTACGTAGATGTCAGAAGTTCTGGAGGATATTCAATTAGGGAGACCAAGAAACATTTCGCAGTGAACCAGTGGCTCGCCAAGGATGAGCCACCGTACCAGTTATCtacttttagggatttatgtcCTAGTTATAACGAACGGAAAATTGACTGCGGTGTCGAGTCAGTGGTGGATGCTACTATATGA